From the genome of Prionailurus bengalensis isolate Pbe53 chromosome D1, Fcat_Pben_1.1_paternal_pri, whole genome shotgun sequence:
CACTGCGAGGTGCTGTGAGGGCAGGACGCCAGTCTTGACTCACCTCTGTATTCTCAGCCCCTATATTTGGTGCTCATGATAAATGCTCATTAGCCATCTGTGGGACTGAATGGCAAACTTCTCTTGCTTCTCTTAGACGCTAGGCTCCTTGGAGGACGTGGGCTCTGCGTCTGACCCCCAGTTACATTCATTTCTCGAGAGTGTAACAGTCAGGAGAAGCTAGGTgatgctgctgtaacaaacagcTCCATAAAGGTTTATCTCTGCCTCGTGTTCCTGTCCCCTGGGAGCTCTTCTCTCTGTCGTCCTCACTCAGGGACCCAGGCAGACAGAGCAGCCTCTGTCTGGGATATTGTTAGTCACtgtgacaaagagaaaaagagcccTGTGGTATCTTTCTCTGATACCTAAATGCCTCCATccagaagctgtgtgtgtgtgtatgtccttCCAGccacatttatttaacaaaaacaagTCATGTGGCCACACCAAATATATGGTGCCCAGATTGGAAAAGCTAGAACAACGAGCAAACGGTAACCATGGCTGCCACTAGGGCAGCAACAGGGGGACACGGGCAGGCTTTGGAGACGGGCTAACTTGGACTTGAACGCTGGCTTTGCCATTTAGCAACCTTGTCACCTGGGGCAATCCCTCTACTGCTCAGAGCCCCTGTTGTCTCATCTGTAGAATAAGCCTCCAACAATTATCAAAGCATCCTTCTGAGGATAAGAAATACCACTTATGAAGTGCCTAGAAAAGAGTaagccctcaaaaaaaaaaaaatctaagggcacctgagtggttcagttgcttaagcatctgacttgtgatttctgctcagattatgatctcacagttcgtgagaccgagctccacactgggctctgtgctgacagcatggagcctgcttgggattctctccctccctctctccctgcccctccctgctcaggctctctctctctctctctcaaataaacattaaaaaaactttattaaaaaatatatctattataAGCTCTTGTTAACCTTGTAGCCAGCAGCGTGAAGCAGGATAGAGCTCCATCACTGTGAATTGGTTTAGAAAGTTCCAGAGACATTCACGATGAGATGGGATCGTACCAACATTGCTTTGAAACGGGAACCCGGAAGGGGCCCCTGACACCCCCACAGCACTTTGCCAATTTCCAAGACTCTCTTATCCATCCATGAAACTCACCATGAAACTCTGAGGCAGGTGCACACCCATCATTATGCCTGTTTCGTAGGCTCGTAGACTGGCTTGGAGCAGTTCAACATCCTGCCCCAACGCACAGCAAATAATATCAACAATAGTTGAAGCAGTAGCCaaaatttactgagcatttcTTATGCCCGGCACCATGCCAGGCAGTGTTTTGAGAAAGGGTTGGCAACCTGGAGCCCACAGATGAGATCCGGCCCCGTTTGTCTTGGTAAATGCAGTCCGGGCATGTGTGGCCTGTGTCCACTTAGAGCTACTGTGGAAGCCTCAAGATTGCAACAGAGGCCCTGGGGCCCCACAGAGCCCAAAATATTTACGGTCTGACTCCTTACAGACATTTGCCAGCCCCGTTCTAAGCAGTTTTCGTTATCTAGTAATGATCATTTcagtgtgagtttctaggaacgAGAGCCCCAGGAGAGTGGGCGCTTTATGGGGAAGTCACAGCATAACCGGTGTGCAGCTCGGTCCTTGCCACCGCACATTGTCACTCCTCCCAGGGTGCGGGGAGCCATGTTCGGAAGCCCTTTCAAAATGACAGATGACTTCCGTCACCCCCTAAACACCGGCAGACGTTTGCCCTGTGTTCCCGCATCTGAGTCCTTGGCGGGGTGCCTCCAGCCGTGGAAAACTTTGCGTAACAGCCTGCGGGTGCTCGTCACTCTGTTTTCTGTGCAGCAGGCCCTACACCGTCCACCGATGTAGGTCGGACGCATCGCAAATAAGTGGCTCAGAGGCTCTCCAGGAGACACACACGTGTTTCGAGCACGGTCACCCCAGGACAGGGAGGCTTGAGCCCTCGTCAGCTGAGCCTTTGCAGAACCACAGAGAATTTGCTGCTTGGTCTATGTGCTGGCTCTCCCCCAGAGAAACGGGTGTGATAGCACTCAGAGCACAGGAAAATAAGGCACTACAAGTAACTtttcagggcgtctgggtggctcagtcaattaagcatccaactgttgatatcggctcaggtcatgatctcacagttcgtgggatcgagccctgcattgggctctgtgctgacagcatgcatcctgcttgggattctctctctctccctctctctctgcccctcccctgctcgctctctctctctctcaaaaataaatgaataaacatttttaaaacattttttaagaggtaaaaaaaattaactgttcaTTGTGAACTgtttacatctattttttttaatgtatttcttttgaggggTTGGAGGggcaagaaacagagagagagggagacagaggatcccaagcaggctctgagctgtcaacacagagcctgacatggtgctcgaacccctgaactgtgagatcatgacctgacccaaggtcagatgcttaactaatgaagccacccaggtgtccccatacataatatttaaaaaaaaaacattttatgcaAACAGCATTATAACACATCAGTCTAAAAGACGGCTTTAATCAATTTGGTGTGCATTATCTCATCTAATTCATGCCAAACCCTATGAGATTGATCACAGTggtattatccccactttatagataaggaaacgaGGCAAGGGAAGGTGGCCGTCTTGTCCCATGTCTCAAGTAACAAGGGCAGCCAGGATTCAAACGCTGATTTCTGTCTCCTCAGCCTGCACTGAACCAACCGATGCCAATGAGAAGGCTGACTTTTTAATGTCTCCGTGTGATCTGGCAGATTCGTTGGTCGCTCTTCTGTGCCCGAGTAAGATCACCTTCTGACAGCTGGGTGCTTCTCCCCAAAGTGTTCACTCGGGTCAACCACACACAGCGCTTCCATAAGGCATGCGTTTCTCAGCTACATTAATAGCAGTTGTTTGGGTGGCCAGAGAGAAAGCGTCCATGGCCAGAAATGACCCAGGGGCATTACTTACACAAGCTCATGAGCCCGGGCTGAGGGACGGGAAATGGCAGGTGGGTAGATCAGCTCTGCCTCATACtaactgtgtgtccttgggcaagtcacttgcccTCTCTGGAGAAGAGAGGCGGTTTAAGTACATGGTCCTCCTAAAGGTCCTTTCCCTGCAatacagcacagagactgagagCGGGGCCTCTGGGGTCAGAGACGGGAATTCAAGTCTTGGCCCTGCCTCTCCTAGAGGCCTTGATCTAGGACATCCCTTCACTTCTTGGCGGGCGAAGCTTCGCCAAGGACAGTCGGTGACTCGGGTGCCATCGTCAGGGACCGCAGTGAGCAGGCACGTTGTTTATACACGAAAAGGCTCTCTGCAAACGTGTAACCAGCAGCATCGTCATTCTCTCCCGAGCCTTCGTCGCCCAGGCCGTCCAGCACCATGTCCGCAGCTCCCGCCAGCAACGGCGTGTTTGTCGTCATCCCGCCCAGCGACGCCGGCAGCCTCCGCCCACCTCCAGCCATCCTGTCCAGCCCCTTGTGCCAGCCTCCCGGGGTGATGCAGTTTGAGGAGCCGCCGCTGGGGGCACAGACCCCAAGGGCCACCCAGCCGCCCGACCTGCGGCCCACGGAGACGGAGACGTTCCTGACGGGAGAGCCCAAAGCTTTAGGGGTAAGGAGAtacaccccgcccccccacccccctcccaggccACCTGAGGCCTGTGCACACAGGTGCCGGGAGGGAGCGTCCCAGCACTGGAGCACTCACGGACACCTCAGAAAGGGGCAGGCGGTCCATCTATACTTAGTGAGGACTTGAAGATTCCCCTGTGCACCAGACAGACAGACCCACCCCCCCTGGAGCTCACAGAGACCACACCAACCAAGAAATGGTGAACATGACTCCAAATAGGGTCATTCGGTCAAGAATGACGGATGTGGGAGGGACGACTCTAGTGATGGGGGACAGCCAGGTCTCCGTGGGGAGATGGCAGGGAAGCTACAACCTGGAGGCTGAAGCCACGGGAACACAGGGAGCAAGGGGGAAGGGCTCATCAGGTGGAGGgggcagcaggtgcaaaggccctgaggtgggaacgCATGCGGCTTGTTCAAGATGAAATAGAAGGTTAACATGCTGGaatgagaagagggagaggaagaagggagaggagatggaagctggagaggtgggcagggggcagctCCTGCGGGCCCATGAGAGATGTCCCATGAGGTCTTTGCCAATCTCAGATGGCCTTGAGTTGTTGGTCTCCGGGCgggaagaaaatatcaaatagGTAGATAGACGGacaggcagagaggcagacataTTCATcctcatacatacatatatagtgtCTTCGGTTTGtcccttggcctcagtttccccaaatggAAGATGTAAGCATAGCTGAGGCAATGGCGGTGGTGATGACGGCAGTGATGACAGCTGTCGTCTCCCGGGCACGCACTGAGCATGGAATTTGCAGGCCCTGGCTCCTTAGATTCCCATCACCACCTTGTGAGACGGTGACCATGGCTCCCGTCGGACAGATTAGGAAACAGAGGCTTATCAAGGCTAAGTCACTGGCCCGAGGCCACCCAGCTGCTGCTAAGTGGCATCCTGTACCCCAGGATGGCCTGACCGTACAGTTCTGTTTCCAACCCCACCGCTCTGTAGCACGCAGGAGCTCTGGCTTGAACAAGCTGGAATTCGAGATTCTACGCTAAAGGCTGCACCACGTCTACTGGTGTGCAAAGGGACCAGACACCGTGCACAGAGACGGGGTCATCAGCCCCTGGAATCCCGAAGCCTCAGAGAGACCTGGGAAGCCATGACCTCCAAAAGAATCCAACAAGACAAATCCACATTGCCGGAGAACCCAGAGAGTGGAAACTACGCATGGGTGTTTGGGAGTGTCGCCAGTAGACGAACACCAGCTTTCGAGGTGGCTGGCCAGCCACTTCTGCCCTGGGAGACCCCAGGCAAGTCGCTggacatctctgagcctcagtgtcctcatctccAAATTAGGATAATAACACCGACCTCACCGTGTTGGGATTCGAGGAGGCCACGTCTATAAAACACGCAGCACGTTGCTTAGTGAGGATGGGCATGGGGCCGGAGGTAGCTGGTGTTCCGTGAGCAGTAATGGCAGGGGTGGGAGTGTCCAGGAGCAGGAGAAGAGCCCGCAGAGGACAGCCGGGCTGGCGGCGGGGACCCCGTGCCACATAAGAAAACTGCAAAGACGAAAGATGTGCAGCtgaagagagaacaggagagaataTCCGGGAGGGGGGGTGCCTATAAATATCCAAATCCTTGGCACGCGGAAAGACATGCCTATTCCACGTGATCCCAAGAAAACGTTCCCCAGTCATCTGCTCCCAGTCAGCACTGCCCGTAAACGGACCACAGTGGTTTGCGTGGTGGTGGGCACCTCCCCACTGAGGGTTGGGGGGTGCTATTAACAAGTCAGGAGCTGGAAAGGGCTCCTGAGTTAGGCAGAGgttgaattgggggggggggtggccttcAACGTCCCTGCTCCGTTCTAGAACTCAATCGTTACCGAAAAcgtatggggaaaaaaaaaaacgtggcgGAACTTAGCAGAAGCCCACATGTCCCCTTCCTTGGGAAAACCGTCCTACTTCTGGGAATGGATCAGCTTCGAAAAACCCAAATCCGAGTCCAGATGTCAGCTCCCAGCACACAGCTGGAATGGATCGGTGACAGGCACTGAAATGAGAGAGATGCTCGAGGAGATATTCTCTGCAGGATGCAGGGCGACGAGGAGGGAAAGGGTGAGGCATCCGGTGCAGGGAATCTTGTGCCATTGAAACGAGAGCTCAGAAAACCAGGTAGCAACCCAGCGGTGCCGGACATCCACGGGTCAGAGCACAAAGCAGATGCAGATCTGTAGAAACGCGGCAACaggcgaggggtggggggggccctcAGATGTGGGAGCTGGCTTTCCTCCTTAAGACAGTCCTTGATGGTTGCTATAAGGATGTCTCCTCAAGAGAGCAGAATCGGAGTTTAGTTCCAAGCAtcacggtgggggcgggggggggggagtggagcgCAGGTTCTCCCCGCGGCCGGCAGGGGGCGGTGTGGAGCCCGCCCTGCTGAGCCGCGCCTGCTCCCGCAGACCGTCCAGATCCTCATCGGCCTCATCCACCTGGGCTTCGGCAGCGTGCTGCTCATGGTGCGCCGCGGCCACGTGGGGATGCTCTTCATCGAAGGCGGCGTCCCCTTCTGGGGAGGAGCCTGCGTGAGTGCCGGGGGGCCATCTGGGGCTCTCCTTTCACCTCCGCACCCGCCCCCTCCCACATTCCCTGGGGCACAGCCGCCCCGGGAGGAAGGGGCCTGAATCTAAATCCAGCTCCTAACTGCAAACCCTACTCCAGGCGCCACTCCTGCCTAGGAAAAGCTCCCAGCCAAGAGCCAAGAGGATGGGACGCAGGGCTAAAGGGCACTAACCACCTGGGTATTACCTGAATGCCAAGCCTCACCCCCAGAAACCCTTCTACTCCCCCTCATGGGTCCCAGCCCCGCAAGAGCTCCGTCCCCTGGGAGTCTGATCAGCTCCgaaacccccccccacccccaccccagcccattCCTGTGCTCACATCGCGCCCGGCCCGCCTGCCCTTCCACTCCAGCAGAATCAGGGAGCACGTGGCCAGTGGGCAATCTCGAACGTCAAGAGAGCACCTCGGGGTTTACATAGCCCCATCCGAGACCGGAGTCTCCCAGCTGCcccggggagggggtgtgggcgTGCAGACTTGGGAATGAGGCCAGTGGGGTCTGAATCCCAGCACCACTGTGGGCCACCATGGAGTCACTCAGTCTCCAGGCCTGGCGTCCTCGTCTGAAAAGCATAGTCCTGGCCCTGCCTGTCCTCTAGTTTGAGGAAATCAAAAACTAATGCGAGTAGGAGCTAATTACCAGCAAATGGTGACCATCACTTTGCAACAATTCCCCCTTTAGAGAGAGCCAGATTTGCATGAGATGTGAATGATGTCCCTCGAAAACATGCACCTCACCAGCTACCGCCCTAGTTCCCGGGACAGGCCCCTAGTAACCAGGGGGCACCCTTACAGAGAGATCCCAAGGTTGCTGGCCGGGAGGCAGGGAAGGTGACAGCCAAGGGGCCGCTGCCCTCGCCCTGGTGCCCACGGCCTTGACAGAGCCCAGGCATGGTGTGACCTGCCCCGTGTCCCGGCCGAAGCCTCACCGGGGTCCCCTCGTCTCCACGCAGTTCGTCATCTCAGGGTCCCTCTCCGTGGCAGCCGAGAAGAACCACACCAGCTGCCTCGTAAGTCTGAATGGGGGACCCGGGGCCACGGCTGAGTCctctccactctgcccctcctgtccattcactcactcaacaaacattccCTGGGGGCCTGCTGAGTGCCCGGTGCCCGAGGACAGCCGGACAGCACGGACACAGGACAGGAGGAACCAAGCAAGATACACTTTCGACATACAATACAGGGCAGCAAGTGAGGGTCCACAGACAGAGAGCTCGTGGCCCTTCAGAGAAAAGGTCTcttggaagaggaggaggctaAGGGAGGCCTTGGTGGGCTGGGAGGACTTAGAAATCTGGTGGCAGGAAAAGCATGAGAAGACAAGGAAAAGGCCTGGGCAGGGTTGCTATGGAAACCATGTGTGGCTCCACGAGACCGGGGCAGAGGTCTGGGGAGACAAGTGGAAAGAAATCAGACGGAGAGACACATGGAAAGAAATCAGACGGAGAGACGC
Proteins encoded in this window:
- the MS4A15 gene encoding membrane-spanning 4-domains subfamily A member 15, whose protein sequence is MSAAPASNGVFVVIPPSDAGSLRPPPAILSSPLCQPPGVMQFEEPPLGAQTPRATQPPDLRPTETETFLTGEPKALGTVQILIGLIHLGFGSVLLMVRRGHVGMLFIEGGVPFWGGACFVISGSLSVAAEKNHTSCLVRSSLGTNILSAVAAFAGTAILLMDFGVTNWDVGRGYLAVLTIFTILEFFIAVIATHFGCQATRAQANTPVIFLPSAFSADFNIPSPAASPPPAYDNVAYVPKESSE